A genome region from Nitrosopumilus oxyclinae includes the following:
- a CDS encoding NAD(P)/FAD-dependent oxidoreductase, protein MSEEYHYDLVVVGGGPAGSSAAYSAAKNGIKVALLEKENTIAETVRTSGVTWIQNIKEFGIPDDCFNPIKNFSFCSPNNEVTISDTIPRAAVLDVRKTYRWLANEAENAGADIFVKMNIKNVIENEKGDIVGVTGIGPKGETTFHAKVVIDASGFPSTVCKAMGLAPQWERFGAGAEYEMIAENVDSETWWLMVGQEYSPAGYAWIFPLGNNIVRIGVGVGKPESNVDPTQRLKEIIEKKLGPIKKLGKLTEIEFHYGLIPNDGLSRKTVFNNLILVGDSAGQANPLVLEGIRYAIKFGRVAGKVASDAIKSGNTEKKSLYPYEENWRKSIESKINSASKVQDRWIGLTDEEWDKELDIINELKPEEFMDFIKADFGLSNMIKLATHHPKLVVRQLFNLVKGKK, encoded by the coding sequence TTGTCAGAAGAATATCATTATGATTTAGTTGTTGTAGGCGGCGGGCCTGCAGGCTCCTCAGCTGCATATTCTGCTGCAAAGAACGGAATCAAGGTTGCATTACTTGAAAAAGAAAACACTATTGCAGAAACAGTGAGAACTAGCGGTGTAACATGGATTCAAAATATCAAAGAATTTGGAATTCCAGATGATTGTTTTAATCCAATTAAGAATTTTTCATTCTGTTCTCCCAATAACGAAGTCACAATTAGTGATACAATCCCCAGGGCCGCCGTATTAGATGTGAGAAAAACATATCGATGGTTAGCAAACGAAGCAGAAAATGCAGGTGCAGATATTTTTGTAAAAATGAATATCAAAAATGTCATAGAAAATGAAAAAGGAGATATCGTAGGAGTTACCGGTATCGGTCCCAAGGGGGAAACAACATTTCATGCTAAAGTTGTAATTGATGCTAGTGGTTTTCCATCAACAGTGTGTAAGGCAATGGGATTAGCACCACAATGGGAAAGGTTTGGTGCAGGTGCAGAATATGAAATGATAGCAGAAAATGTGGATTCTGAAACATGGTGGTTAATGGTAGGACAAGAATACTCACCTGCAGGATATGCATGGATATTTCCATTAGGAAATAACATAGTTAGGATTGGAGTAGGTGTTGGAAAACCAGAATCAAATGTAGACCCCACTCAAAGACTAAAAGAAATTATTGAGAAAAAATTAGGACCAATAAAAAAACTAGGAAAATTAACTGAGATTGAATTTCATTATGGATTAATTCCAAATGATGGATTATCTAGAAAAACAGTTTTTAATAATTTGATTCTAGTAGGAGATTCAGCAGGACAAGCAAACCCGTTAGTGTTAGAAGGCATCAGATATGCCATAAAGTTTGGAAGAGTTGCAGGAAAAGTAGCCTCAGATGCAATAAAATCAGGAAATACAGAAAAAAAATCACTTTACCCCTATGAAGAAAATTGGAGAAAATCTATTGAATCAAAAATTAATTCTGCAAGTAAAGTTCAAGATAGATGGATTGGTCTAACCGATGAAGAATGGGACAAAGAATTAGATATAATTAATGAACTAAAACCCGAAGAATTCATGGATTTTATAAAAGCAGATTTTGGTTTATCAAACATGATCAAATTAGCAACTCATCATCCAAAACTAGTAGTTAGACAACTATTCAATTTGGTGAAAGGTAAAAAATAA
- a CDS encoding DsbA family protein, with protein sequence MNKIGVIIGAIVIAIIAGVAVSLSTSTETVNLDMGRTHGTISTAMGSPILGDPSAPITIVEFGDYQCHQCYNWFHNTKPAITRDYIETGKANLVFVDLAFLGRDSPKAAQASYCAEDQEMYWEYHDILYMSQESKIDNGWANTERLKAFAFSLGLDMELFDSCLDSGKYSKRVQYNSQQARDHGVRGTPGFFIVGPDGQEQLGGAQPFSVFKQVLDKMI encoded by the coding sequence ATGAATAAAATAGGCGTAATTATAGGCGCCATAGTTATTGCAATTATTGCTGGGGTCGCCGTATCCTTATCTACATCTACTGAAACTGTTAATTTGGATATGGGTAGAACCCATGGAACAATTTCAACTGCAATGGGTTCTCCGATATTAGGTGATCCTTCAGCTCCCATCACTATTGTAGAATTTGGAGATTATCAATGTCATCAATGTTACAATTGGTTTCACAATACAAAACCTGCAATAACTCGTGATTATATTGAAACTGGAAAAGCAAATTTAGTTTTTGTTGATTTGGCATTTTTAGGACGTGATTCTCCAAAAGCAGCTCAGGCCTCTTATTGTGCTGAAGATCAAGAGATGTATTGGGAATATCATGATATTCTATACATGTCTCAAGAATCTAAAATTGATAACGGATGGGCAAACACTGAACGACTAAAGGCATTTGCATTTAGTTTAGGTTTGGATATGGAATTGTTTGACAGCTGTCTTGACTCTGGAAAATATTCTAAACGCGTACAATACAATAGTCAACAAGCTCGAGATCATGGTGTAAGAGGAACTCCGGGTTTCTTTATTGTTGGTCCTGATGGACAAGAGCAACTTGGTGGTGCACAACCTTTCTCTGTGTTCAAACAAGTGTTGGACAAAATGATCTAA
- a CDS encoding SDR family NAD(P)-dependent oxidoreductase: MRLNEKVAIVTGASSDIGKGIVKRFVEEGAKVILVARNLEQLEATRKEIGHEESTASISCDLTDESQVLQAVNQIMDTYGKIDILVNNAGAINDPIHFHEMQDSEIKKLIDVNLFGVFHMTKAALSKMSDVNSGAIVNVGSISSERAIPRVHLAVYSSTKAAISMFTKSIAVEYARRNIRCNCVNPGIINSGMIKPYLDDPQARKVLEERLPLARVGEPIDVANAVLYLASDEANWVTGTILNVDGGKTASEG, from the coding sequence ATGCGATTAAATGAAAAAGTTGCAATAGTTACAGGGGCATCAAGTGACATTGGGAAAGGTATTGTTAAGAGATTTGTAGAAGAAGGGGCCAAAGTAATCCTAGTTGCAAGGAATTTAGAGCAATTAGAGGCAACTAGAAAAGAAATAGGTCATGAAGAATCAACGGCTTCAATTTCATGTGATTTGACTGATGAATCCCAAGTATTACAGGCAGTGAATCAGATTATGGACACTTATGGTAAGATAGACATTTTGGTAAATAACGCAGGAGCAATTAATGATCCGATACATTTTCACGAAATGCAAGATTCTGAAATAAAAAAATTAATTGATGTAAACTTGTTTGGAGTATTCCATATGACAAAGGCGGCTCTTTCAAAAATGTCAGATGTTAATAGTGGGGCAATAGTTAACGTAGGCTCAATTTCAAGTGAAAGAGCAATTCCAAGAGTTCACTTGGCAGTATATTCATCTACCAAGGCTGCAATCTCCATGTTCACAAAATCAATTGCAGTAGAATATGCTAGACGAAACATTAGATGTAATTGTGTTAATCCAGGAATTATAAATTCAGGAATGATAAAACCCTATCTTGATGATCCTCAAGCAAGAAAAGTGTTAGAAGAAAGACTACCTCTTGCAAGAGTTGGCGAACCAATCGATGTTGCAAATGCAGTTCTTTATTTAGCATCTGATGAGGCAAACTGGGTTACAGGAACCATCTTGAATGTAGATGGCGGTAAAACAGCTTCAGAAGGATAA
- a CDS encoding NAD(P)-dependent oxidoreductase produces the protein MKKIGIIGLGMLGNAVALHLVDSGYEVTAYNRTKEKSEELKEKGATIAESPKEVAEKSELVIIIVKDADAVKDISFGNNGIVHGNHKNLIVADMSTVDSTESKNISKQFMDSEITKLDIPVMGGPNVAITGDLVLMASGNKESFDNCKAVLDTIANKVFFLGENGVANSIKLAMNLQITMLALALSEGITLVKKSGVDPKIFLEILNSTYFKTGMSEKKAYKMIEGKYDTTFTLSNLKKDITTMTNAAKSLGIELPMISKAEEVYENAIKEGFGDIDYTGIIEYLKKINE, from the coding sequence ATGAAAAAAATAGGAATTATCGGATTAGGTATGTTAGGAAATGCAGTGGCATTACATTTAGTGGATTCAGGTTATGAAGTAACAGCATATAATAGAACAAAAGAAAAATCAGAAGAACTAAAAGAAAAAGGTGCAACAATTGCAGAGTCTCCAAAAGAAGTGGCAGAAAAATCAGAACTAGTAATTATAATTGTAAAAGATGCAGATGCTGTAAAAGATATTTCATTTGGGAATAATGGAATTGTACATGGAAATCACAAAAATCTAATTGTTGCAGACATGAGCACAGTTGATTCAACAGAATCAAAAAATATTTCAAAACAATTTATGGATTCTGAAATTACAAAGCTAGACATCCCAGTAATGGGAGGACCAAATGTAGCAATAACTGGAGATTTAGTTTTGATGGCATCAGGGAATAAAGAAAGTTTTGATAATTGTAAAGCAGTATTGGACACAATAGCAAACAAAGTGTTTTTCTTGGGGGAGAACGGAGTTGCTAATTCTATTAAATTAGCCATGAATCTCCAAATCACGATGTTAGCATTGGCATTATCTGAAGGAATAACACTTGTAAAAAAATCAGGAGTTGATCCAAAAATATTTCTAGAAATTTTAAACTCTACCTATTTCAAAACAGGAATGAGTGAAAAAAAGGCTTACAAAATGATAGAAGGTAAATATGATACAACATTCACGCTTTCAAATCTTAAAAAAGATATCACCACCATGACAAATGCTGCAAAATCACTTGGAATAGAACTTCCTATGATAAGCAAGGCAGAAGAAGTTTATGAAAATGCAATAAAAGAAGGATTTGGAGACATTGATTATACAGGCATTATAGAATATCTTAAAAAAATTAACGAATAA
- a CDS encoding C2H2-type zinc finger protein, producing MLTIDCKDVVSVKNDLLVFVADQVAAIPTLKNHQFTLSSFDDDEIIDTTAVISAIKEFLDSIDEGQNFAVISNNDMINITSISGKVIENTTPQSEHEMFSCTHCGYVTQYQVELNVHMRIHYI from the coding sequence ATGCTCACAATTGACTGCAAGGATGTGGTATCTGTCAAAAATGATTTACTTGTATTTGTAGCAGATCAAGTTGCTGCAATCCCTACTTTAAAGAATCATCAGTTTACGTTGTCTTCTTTTGATGATGATGAAATTATTGACACTACTGCAGTAATTTCTGCAATAAAAGAATTTTTAGATTCTATAGATGAAGGACAAAATTTTGCTGTAATTTCAAATAATGATATGATAAACATTACGTCCATCTCTGGAAAAGTAATTGAAAACACTACACCACAGTCTGAACATGAAATGTTTTCATGTACTCATTGTGGATATGTAACACAATACCAAGTTGAACTAAATGTCCATATGCGAATTCACTATATCTAA